From Terriglobales bacterium:
GCCCTGCTGGGAACGGGCAATCCCGGGCGCATCGCCAAAGCGGCACGCTACATACTCGAACACCAAAACGCGGATGGCGGCTGGAGTATCTACCACGGCGGCCCGTCCAACGTCAGCGCCTCGGTCAAAGCTTATTTCGGGCTGAAACTGGCCGGCTACCGCGCCGACCACCCCGCGCTGGAGCGGGCCCGGAAGATCATCCTTGAGCTCGGCGGAGTTACCGAAGTCAACACCTTCACCAAGATCTACCTCTGCTTCTTCGGACAGTACGACTACTTCGCCGTGCCCGCCATTCCGCCGGAGATCGTGCTGTTCCCGCGCTGGTTCTGGTTCAACCTCTACGAGATTTCCTCCTGGTCGCGGGCCATCCTGGTACCGCTCTCCATCGCCTACGCCAAGAAGCCGTTCAAGAAGATCCCGCGCGAGATGGGCGTGGAGGAGTTGTTCGTCGGAGGGCGCGAGCACGCCAACCTGCATCTGCGCTGGGCATCGAAGATTCTGAGCTGGCGCAACTTCTTCCTGTTCCTGGATCGCATGACGCACTGGTTCGAACGCGTGCACGTTCGACCGCTGCGCTCGCTCGCCATTCGGCGGGCGGAGAAGTGGATGCTGGAGCGGCTGGAGATGAGCGACGGATTGGGCGCCATCTTCCCGGGGATCATGAACTCGATCATCGCACTCCGCTGCCTGGGTTATTCCCTCGATGATCCGCAGCTGATCCGCGCCCTGGACGAATTCGAGGCCTTGCACATCGAAGAGGAAGACACGCTGCGCATGCAGCCTTGCAAATCGCCGGTCTGGGACACGGCCTATGCCGTCTTCGCGCTGGGAGAGAGCGGTGTCTCGCCCGGAGATCCGCGTTTGCAGGCCGCCGCCGACTGGATGCTCAAGAAACAGGTCACGCACCGGGGCGACTGGGCGGTGAAGTGTCCAAAGGCCCAGCCCGCAGGCTGGTACTTCGAGTTCAACAACGAGTTCTACCCCGATGTGGACGATACCGCCATGGTGGCGCTGGCGCTGGGACGTGTGAACCATCCCAACGGCCGCTACCAGCATGAGTCGGTGGAGCGCGCCCTCGACTGGGTGCGGGCCATGCAGTGCCGCAACGGCGGCTGGGCGTCGTTCGACAAGGATAACGACCGCATGGTCTTCCAGTACGTGCCCTTTGCCGACCACAACGCCATGCTCGACCCGGCTACGGTGGACATCACCGGGCGCGTGCTGGAGGCACTGGCTGCCTACGGTGTCACCCACCAGGACCGTCAGGTTCAACGCGCCCTCGCGTTTATCCGGCGGGAACAGGAACCCGACGGTTCCTGGTTCGGCCGCTGGGGCGTGAACTATGTTTATGGCACCATGCAGGTGCTGCGCGGGCTGGAAGCTATTGGCGAGGACATGGCGCAGCCCTGGATCCAGAGCGCCGCTCAATGGCTGCGCAGTGTGCAGAATCCCGACGGCGGCTGGGGCGAAACCTGCGGATCTTATGACGACCCCACAGCCCGCGGGGTCGGGCCCAGCACGCCTTCGCAGACCGCCTGGGGCGTGCTTGGATTGATGGCCGCCGGGGACCATTCCAGCGATTCTGTCCATCGCGGCATCGCGTGCCTGCTGCGCGGCCAGAGAAAGGACGGCTCCTGGGACGAGAAACATTACACCGGGACCGGATTCCCGCGCGTGTTCTATCTGGCGTATCACCTGTACCGGCAGTATTTCCCGTTGCTGGCACTGACCACGTATGCGCAGCAGATCGCGTCCCAGAGGAAGAGTGCCAGTTAGAAGTTCGCGCAACCGAGGATCGAAAAAGTAACCAGGAGCGAGAGAGGCCGAATGCGTTTTCCGTTGGCACTGCAGTACGACTTGTCGAAGTACATCATCAGCAAGAAGCTGAAGGGTGAGGAACGCTTCCCCCTGGTGATGATGCTGGAGCCGCTCCATGCCTGCAACCTCACCTGTACGGGATGCGGCCGCATCCGCGAGTACGAGAGCACGATCCGCGAGGTGGTGCCGGTGGAACAGTGCCTGGCTGCGGCGGATGAGTGCGGCGCGCCCATCGTTTCCATCTGTGGCGGCGAGCCCATGATCTACAAGGACCTTGCCAAGCTGGTCGAGGAGCTGTTGGCGCGCAAGAAGCACATTTACCTATGCACGAACGGTATGTTCATCCGCAAGCGCATCCACGAGTTCAAGCCCTCGAAGCGCTTCTTCTTCAACGTGCACCTGGATGGCATGCGGCGCTCGCACGACATTGCCGTGGAGCGCGAAGGCGTCTTTGACGCCGCCGTCGACGGTATCCGCTGCGCCAAGGAGCACGGTTTCCAGGTCTGTACCAACACCACCGTCTACATGG
This genomic window contains:
- the shc gene encoding squalene--hopene cyclase → MENSQSAGRPPAPGAPTQAKLDDILSRVAAARDAARKFLFSIQHEEGYWCGELEADTTLESDYILLHALLGTGNPGRIAKAARYILEHQNADGGWSIYHGGPSNVSASVKAYFGLKLAGYRADHPALERARKIILELGGVTEVNTFTKIYLCFFGQYDYFAVPAIPPEIVLFPRWFWFNLYEISSWSRAILVPLSIAYAKKPFKKIPREMGVEELFVGGREHANLHLRWASKILSWRNFFLFLDRMTHWFERVHVRPLRSLAIRRAEKWMLERLEMSDGLGAIFPGIMNSIIALRCLGYSLDDPQLIRALDEFEALHIEEEDTLRMQPCKSPVWDTAYAVFALGESGVSPGDPRLQAAADWMLKKQVTHRGDWAVKCPKAQPAGWYFEFNNEFYPDVDDTAMVALALGRVNHPNGRYQHESVERALDWVRAMQCRNGGWASFDKDNDRMVFQYVPFADHNAMLDPATVDITGRVLEALAAYGVTHQDRQVQRALAFIRREQEPDGSWFGRWGVNYVYGTMQVLRGLEAIGEDMAQPWIQSAAQWLRSVQNPDGGWGETCGSYDDPTARGVGPSTPSQTAWGVLGLMAAGDHSSDSVHRGIACLLRGQRKDGSWDEKHYTGTGFPRVFYLAYHLYRQYFPLLALTTYAQQIASQRKSAS
- the hpnH gene encoding adenosyl-hopene transferase HpnH, which gives rise to MRFPLALQYDLSKYIISKKLKGEERFPLVMMLEPLHACNLTCTGCGRIREYESTIREVVPVEQCLAAADECGAPIVSICGGEPMIYKDLAKLVEELLARKKHIYLCTNGMFIRKRIHEFKPSKRFFFNVHLDGMRRSHDIAVEREGVFDAAVDGIRCAKEHGFQVCTNTTVYMETDMNEIEALFEYLEALGVDGHMISPGYSYSAVQTKEIFLDRARIRDKFREIKRLAKRFPLNTSPVYAEFLAGDRDLMCTAWGNPTYNTKGWKGPCYLMTDAHHANFSDLIQETPWEKYGYGRDPRCENCLVHCGYEASAATGKDARFGDTWKMFAWSFFG